A portion of the Acidihalobacter yilgarnensis genome contains these proteins:
- a CDS encoding VOC family protein, which produces MLEYEKSIAFFDKMFGWLGYKSFWTLDIEYRSTYYMARFPFFHSYIGIQAAKAGSKLNPDGHSTGIHHIALWAKNRKEVDAFHEKFLLKNNIDVSDPPLNILLIRQVIMRCFLTIHLRASISN; this is translated from the coding sequence GTGCTCGAATACGAGAAATCGATCGCCTTCTTCGACAAAATGTTCGGCTGGCTGGGATACAAGAGTTTCTGGACACTCGACATCGAATATCGATCAACCTACTACATGGCCCGCTTCCCTTTCTTCCATAGTTATATCGGCATACAAGCGGCCAAAGCCGGCAGCAAATTGAATCCAGATGGTCATTCCACCGGAATACACCATATCGCGCTGTGGGCCAAAAACAGAAAGGAAGTGGATGCCTTCCACGAAAAATTTCTGCTCAAAAACAATATCGATGTCAGCGATCCCCCGCTGAATATCCTGCTTATACGCCAGGTTATTATGCGGTGTTTTTTAACGATCCATTTACGGGCATCCATTTCGAATTGA